Genomic segment of Cytophagia bacterium CHB2:
GCCAGCGCGGCATGCAGCAAATCTACTTTCTGATTTTCCTCCACATTCTCACTGGCAATCGGATCGAGGCTCAGCGGCTCGTCATCCTCCTCGTTAAAGCGCGTCTCTCTTCTGTTCTTTCTGAAATGGTCGACCCAGGCATTGCGCGCGATGCGATACATCCACAAGGCAAACTCGCTTTCGCCGCGATAGGTGTGGCGATACTTCAGCATGCGCAGGAAAACGTCCTGCACCAAATCTTCGCTGCGGGCGCGGTCGCTGGTTTGGCGCACAAAATAATTGTACAGCGCGAGATGATGCCGCTCGAACAACAAGCCGAGCTTGTTCACCTCGCCGTCACGCACGTGCATCATGATCTCTCGATCCGTCGGGGCATTCACGCGTTTCCGCCTTTTCCTTCGTCGTTTCACTTATAAACACCGCGCTGGGGGCGAAAAGGTTACAAAAAATCTGCGTGACGCGCAAGCAAATGGCTGAATAAACTTTAAGAATGCTGCA
This window contains:
- a CDS encoding RNA polymerase sigma factor — its product is MMHVRDGEVNKLGLLFERHHLALYNYFVRQTSDRARSEDLVQDVFLRMLKYRHTYRGESEFALWMYRIARNAWVDHFRKNRRETRFNEEDDEPLSLDPIASENVEENQKVDLLHAALAKLTPDKREVLVLSRFQEMKYEEIAQLLGCAVGTVKVRVHRALKDLREIYAGLTDEHV